A region from the Brassica napus cultivar Da-Ae chromosome C8, Da-Ae, whole genome shotgun sequence genome encodes:
- the LOC106365683 gene encoding transcription factor bHLH153 isoform X3 — MEFSREAGMMMENKQNVCSLEENSIKRHKSDLSFSSKRKDKAGERISALQQIVSPYGKTDTASVLQDALHYIEFLHEQVKVLSAPYLQTMTSATQEELEQYSLRNRGLCLVPMEYTAGVAQSNGADIWAPVKTPPSPAFGVKSQSPFR; from the exons ATGGAATTCTCTAGAGAAGCTGGAATGATGATGGAAAATAAGCAGAATGTCTGTTCTCTTGAAGAAAATAGCATCAAGCGCCATAAGTCTGATCTCTCTTTCAGTTCCAAG AGAAAGGACAAAGCTGGAGAACGTATCTCAGCTCTTCAACAGATAGTTTCCCCTTACGGAAAG ACCGACACTGCATCAGTTCTTCAAGACGCGTTGCACTACATAGAGTTTCTACATGAACAAGTGAAG GTGCTAAGCGCTCCGTATCTGCAAACAATGACCTCCGCTACGCAG GAGGAGCTGGAGCAGTACAGCCTGAGAAACAGAGGACTATGTCTTGTTCCAATGGAGTATACAGCAGGAGTTGCTCAAAGCAACGGGGCTGATATCTGGGCGCCCGTGAAGACTCCTCCATCTCCAGCTTTTGGTGTCAAGTCTCAATCACCCTTTAGATGA
- the LOC106365683 gene encoding transcription factor bHLH153 isoform X2 translates to MEFSREAGMMMENKQNVCSLEENSIKRHKSDLSFSSKQRKDKAGERISALQQIVSPYGKTDTASVLQDALHYIEFLHEQVKVLSAPYLQTMTSATQEELEQYSLRNRGLCLVPMEYTAGVAQSNGADIWAPVKTPPSPAFGVKSQSPFR, encoded by the exons ATGGAATTCTCTAGAGAAGCTGGAATGATGATGGAAAATAAGCAGAATGTCTGTTCTCTTGAAGAAAATAGCATCAAGCGCCATAAGTCTGATCTCTCTTTCAGTTCCAAG CAGAGAAAGGACAAAGCTGGAGAACGTATCTCAGCTCTTCAACAGATAGTTTCCCCTTACGGAAAG ACCGACACTGCATCAGTTCTTCAAGACGCGTTGCACTACATAGAGTTTCTACATGAACAAGTGAAG GTGCTAAGCGCTCCGTATCTGCAAACAATGACCTCCGCTACGCAG GAGGAGCTGGAGCAGTACAGCCTGAGAAACAGAGGACTATGTCTTGTTCCAATGGAGTATACAGCAGGAGTTGCTCAAAGCAACGGGGCTGATATCTGGGCGCCCGTGAAGACTCCTCCATCTCCAGCTTTTGGTGTCAAGTCTCAATCACCCTTTAGATGA
- the LOC106365683 gene encoding transcription factor bHLH153 isoform X1, protein MEFSREAGMMMENKQNVCSLEENSIKRHKSDLSFSSKQRKDKAGERISALQQIVSPYGKTDTASVLQDALHYIEFLHEQVKVCSFLFISVRYHYHLPTMILSSSYLRKRHVLLVQVLSAPYLQTMTSATQEELEQYSLRNRGLCLVPMEYTAGVAQSNGADIWAPVKTPPSPAFGVKSQSPFR, encoded by the exons ATGGAATTCTCTAGAGAAGCTGGAATGATGATGGAAAATAAGCAGAATGTCTGTTCTCTTGAAGAAAATAGCATCAAGCGCCATAAGTCTGATCTCTCTTTCAGTTCCAAG CAGAGAAAGGACAAAGCTGGAGAACGTATCTCAGCTCTTCAACAGATAGTTTCCCCTTACGGAAAG ACCGACACTGCATCAGTTCTTCAAGACGCGTTGCACTACATAGAGTTTCTACATGAACAAGTGAAGGTCTGCTCATTTCTCTTCATATCAGTTCGATACCATTACCATTTACCAACCATGATTCTTTCATCTTCTTACTTAAGAAAACGTCATGTTCTTCTTGTGCAGGTGCTAAGCGCTCCGTATCTGCAAACAATGACCTCCGCTACGCAG GAGGAGCTGGAGCAGTACAGCCTGAGAAACAGAGGACTATGTCTTGTTCCAATGGAGTATACAGCAGGAGTTGCTCAAAGCAACGGGGCTGATATCTGGGCGCCCGTGAAGACTCCTCCATCTCCAGCTTTTGGTGTCAAGTCTCAATCACCCTTTAGATGA
- the LOC125591404 gene encoding selenoprotein F-like, with product MEMARAWSKMMTVMILMLTSTISAKEQLSTKECEDLGFTGLALCSDCHSLSEYVKDQELVSDCLKCCADDSEDSMSKITYSGAILEVCMRKLVFYPEIVGFIEEEKQNFPTLKVEYVFNSPPKLIMLDGDDERKETIRIDNWKREHLLQYMREKVKPTSSS from the exons atggagatggCTCGAGCGTGGTCGAAGATGATGACGGTGATGATCTTGATGTTGACGTCGACGATCTCGGCGAAAGAGCAGCTGAGCACTAAGGAGTGCGAGGATCTAGGGTTCACCGGCCTGGCTCTCTGCTCCGATTGCCACTCGCTCTCTGAATACGTCAAGGACCAAG AGTTGGTATCTGACTGCTTGAAATGTTGCGCTGATGATTCTGAGGATTCCATGAGTAAG ATTACTTATTCAGGAGCTATATTGGAGGTGTGTATGAGAAAGCTGGTTTTCTATCCTGAGATTGTTGGTTTCAttgaagaagagaaacaaaactTCCCTACCCTTAAAGTTGAGTACGTTTTCAACTCACCGCCCAAGTTGATCATGCTCGATGGAGATGATGAACGTAAGGAAACTATAAG AATCGACAACTGGAAACGCGAGCATCTACTGCAGTATATGCGGGAGAAGGTCAAGCCTACTTCATCAAGTTAG
- the LOC106365686 gene encoding pentatricopeptide repeat-containing protein At1g05750, chloroplastic, translating into MALLPAVGIPSPAPPQQTPFISRNNHPNPKLHQKLNQSTSETTVSWTSRITLLSRNGRLAEAAKEFTAMRLAGVEPNHITLIALLSGCADCEPFGDSLHGYACKLGLDRNQVMVGTAILGMYSKRRRFRKARLVFDRVEDKNSVTWNTMIDGYMRSGRVDDAAKVFDEMPERDLISWTAMINGFVKKGLHEEALAWFREMQVSGVKPDYVAVIAALAACANLGALSFGLWVHRFVVSQDFKNNVRVSNSLIDLYCRCGCVEFARQVFDEMEKRTVVSWNSVIVGFAANGHAHESLVYFRRMQEERFKPDAVTFTGALTACSHVGLVEEGVRYFEAMKRDYRISPRIEHYGCLVDLYSRAGRLEEALKVVESMPMKPNEVVIGSLLAACRTHGNDTELAERMMKRLSELKVKSHSNYVILSNMYAADGQWEGASKMRRKMKGLGLKKQPGFSSIEIDDRTHVFMAGDSAHVEAGYIREVLELISSHSRLQCSVVETLDGDHIGD; encoded by the coding sequence ATGGCTCTCCTTCCCGCCGTCGGGATTCCATCGCCGGCGCCACCGCAACAAACACCTTTCATCTCTCGCAATAACCACCCCAATCCAAAGCTTCATCAGAAGCTGAATCAATCAACCTCCGAAACCACCGTCTCATGGACTTCCCGCATCACTCTCCTCTCACGCAACGGTCGATTAGCCGAGGCAGCGAAGGAATTCACCGCCATGAGACTCGCCGGCGTGGAGCCTAACCACATCACTCTCATCGCTCTACTCTCTGGATGCGCTGACTGTGAACCCTTTGGCGATTCGCTTCACGGGTATGCTTGTAAACTCGGCCTCGATAGAAACCAGGTCATGGTCGGCACCGCGATTCTCGGCATGTACTCCAAACGCCGACGTTTTAGGAAGGCTAGGCTGGTTTTCGATCGCGTGGAAGATAAAAATTCGGTTACTTGGAACACAATGATCGACGGTTACATGAGGAGCGGCCGAGTCGACGACGCCGCGAaggtgttcgacgaaatgcctGAGAGAGACTTGATTTCTTGGACGGCTATGATAAACGGGTTTGTTAAAAAGGGTTTGCACGAGGAAGCTTTGGCGTGGTTCCGTGAGATGCAAGTCTCTGGAGTGAAGCCAGATTACGTCGCTGTCATCGCTGCTCTCGCCGCTTGCGCAAACCTTGGTGCTTTGTCTTTTGGATTGTGGGTGCATCGTTTTGTTGTGAGTCAGGATTTTAAGAACAATGTTAGGGTTAGTAACTCGCTGATTGATTTGTATTGTCGGTGCGGGTGTGTGGAGTTTGCTCGACAGGTTTTTGATGAGATGGAGAAACGAACCGTGGTTTCGTGGAACTCAGTCATTGTTGGTTTTGCTGCTAACGGGCATGCGCATGAGTCTTTGGTCTACTTTAGAAGAATGCAAGAAGAGAGGTTTAAACCCGACGCGGTGACTTTCACAGGGGCGTTAACCGCTTGTAGTCATGTAGGTTTAGTTGAAGAAGGTGTACGGTATTTCGAAGCTATGAAAAGGGATTATAGAATCTCGCCTCGGATTGAACACTACGGATGCTTAGTGGATTTGTATAGTCGTGCTGGGAGGTTGGAAGAGGCTTTGAAGGTGGTAGAGAGCATGCCGATGAAGCCGAATGAAGTTGTGATTGGCTCGTTGCTTGCAGCCTGCAGGACTCATGGGAACGATACAGAGCTAGCAGAGAGGATGATGAAGCGTCTTAGTGAGCTTAAAGTGAAGAGCCATTCTAACTACGTGATTCTTTCGAACATGTATGCCGCTGATGGACAATGGGAAGGAGCAAGTAAGATGAGAAGGAAGATGAAAGGTCTAGGTCTAAAGAAGCAGCCTGGGTTTAGTTCTATAGAGATTGATGATCGAACGCATGTGTTCATGGCCGGTGACAGTGCCCATGTTGAGGCCGGTTATATCCGAGAGGTTCTAGAGCTTATTTCTTCTCATTCGCGATTACAATGCAGTGTGGTTGAAACCCTTGATGGTGATCACATAGGTGATTGA